The Medicago truncatula cultivar Jemalong A17 chromosome 7, MtrunA17r5.0-ANR, whole genome shotgun sequence genome includes the window atataactaacattatgaaatttatattgatatatatatatatatatatatatatatatatatatatatatatgacttttatgtggtgaacataatgcaatacttatttatagctttttaatgtttacgcatttcatttattcgttattacattccatttaattttgttctaatatatgattcttttgttacaaaaattttcaagtgagacatgtctgaggttgcacaaattgaagggcaggttaggtactccgcgtttaaaaagacggttaaggttatgataacgccgacggactctcttgacaatttgaaggcacaacttaacacttattttgagcatcttggtgaaaatcaatatacacgtcacttgtttggtcaaatgccatgcatagacctaggagaagatagagatgaatacgcatggaaaacggcaagctatatgcctttgcttattcgcgacgacggcgacgtcggatttatgtttcggaatatggtggaagataatatattatatatgtatgttcgttccatatgcaattgcgttgaatgtaagtagggatttaatttaatgatgtgtaatgagtagtttaattatggacactttgtaatgttttgatgaatttcaaacgtttgtttaattttaaccaaaatgtcggtttaatttaattatgaacaattgtaaaagatattgtatttatcttGATTATGACCGAGTTTCAATCTTGTATGAATTATTTAgcctttggaaatgctctggtttatttacaggtaaaaactggccgaaaaaatggcttggaaatgtctagaattatgcagaacccactgtctgcataatcagttttcctcggcagttaactgccgaagtttgaAGGAaatcggcggcagttaactgccgaggaaaacctcggtagttaactgccgaggaaaatgttataagaacaacacaacataggagtttccaaaactccattgttgcgttttTGAGTATCCAAGTTGcgattttgagtcatttgaagACATTacaagccaatttcaatcacaaaaacaagtaagtttttttaatcctattgcattgttgcGAATCTTCGCCAAATCTTcacaaaattctcaatttctctcaaaTCTTCGCCAAATCTTCTTTCACGAATTGCGAGCAAATCAACGGGACACTTATATTATATAGTAGTGTTCAGATTTGACTAGACAACTAAAACTTTGTCATTAGTAATAAAATACTACTAGTACACTCTAGAAAAAAAGTAACGATCACGTCTCATTGAAAATTGCTTATTATCAATACATGAAGTTACAAgaacaaactttaattttcatgcCGATTAAATCTTCATAAttctaaaaaacatttcaatgtcattctaaattattttgaaagccGGATTTTTACACAAACgtttaaaattcatcataacggttgaaatagcaaaaaaatattggtgcaaatgcacaacttaatgtcatcaaaagtagaaatatacaaatatacataactcaatgtcatcaaaagactaaaactaaaaaataagtcctaaaaaaggaaaatagtactactggtcctgatcctgctgatggtgcctcctcctcggcctctgggctctcctcctggtcaaaatcggcgcgatctgctccctcttatgggtcatggcctcaaaccactgctgaggggtcatgctcatgacctcctcctggcctaactgcgcatcagcgtaggcaacagctccactaaccatgtcataggtgtcaggcgagcttctcgcctcataccgctcccactgctctgcaatgatctgctcttcatttgcaggcctcggaagatctcctggaataggtggcaagatctgagggtgagacaccctagtgtaccataTGACATAGCCATCCGCCACCCGCCATGTATCctctcctgcctgctcaccccGATCGTCCGCCTTAAGCatgtgagtgcggaagtcgacgaacATCTGCACAATGGAAGGCGGTGGGAGGTCCCTAACATCAGTCGGATGTCTGGGGATGGTCTGcacgtatccgtactgcctcaaaaccctctcgggcaagtgaTGGTACACCCTCAAAACCATccagaataccagaaaacctcctcgaAGTCCTGGATCTCTCTATGCTcctcgtacggcctccagcatacatcatctaactgtatacgatcgagcagtgaccgatacgtgatcccctccccatgacccttctggagcttccacctcgctgcaACCGGATAGTTTTCCAGGTAGTCAGTGTTGAGATCAACACTGAAAAATCctggaaaatgcgccaaaaatcatgcctgcacaaaccaaacaaataacatttataaattattacacacagaaaaatataacaaaaaaataaaagttaacaaaaaaataaagttaacataaatataaaattttaagttttcttacagtgagcagtgtcacgctccccCCAAGCGCTCTGTGTCTAGGCCTACATGCATCCGCCAACTTGCCGTATAGGTAGGCGAGGGTCATACctccccaggaataattacgcatccctgcgtagccgtccgccatggtcgtcaaatatatcagctcgatgcgcttgttgcttctatcgccaaacaacaagcatccgaccAAGTACAGAAGGTAACACCGGACGCAGTATGTCCTAACCCTCGCCAGCTCCTCAAGCTCCTCAGGATCCTCCGTACCCGCCAATACgttggccctaccaaggtacgaggtatagaagtccctcagcctcgggtagctaatgtacccaccgtactcCTGGTTGCAGATCTTCTCAGCCTCATGCTGGGACACACCCAGATACGTCATCAGcagtgccgctccctcatgcttgggcatcttcttcccatgatccaacatccgcccctcaataggaagatgcgtgagacatgcgacatcatccaatgtcacagtcatctcccccatcggcatgtggaaggtgctggtctccggatgccacctctcgcataaagtcagcagcagggcatgaggcacggtGGAGTACCCTAAGTAAACCAAATCATGTAGCCCGCTCTGCTGAAGCgcatcccaaaaccaattctcattcccgttagggcgtccgagagtgagaatcttggccccatgattaatcggtttaagcacgcaggtcttacgaacctgaaataatagaaaaataaatatggtttaaacaaaaacacatataaagaaaacaattaaacataaaaaatagaattaaaaaaataaacatataacagtgtatataataattaaaacaaacacacatttaaagaaaataattaaacataaagaaaaagaattaaaaaaaattaaacataaagaaaaagaattaaaaaaaacacatatagaggtggatataataattaaaacaaacacacatttaaagaaaataattaaacataaagaaaaacaattaaaaaaaacacatataaaagtggatataataattaaacaaacacacatttaaattaaagaaaatattttaacataaagaaaaaacaattaaaaaaaatacacttacattatttgaattataccagagtggcaacgccacatgaccggcataagagtggagcaaggacaagtcagccggtccaccaggaaagggagggtccgtaggtaacacctccggtgcagcagctgctgcaatgtcatcctcgtctcctgcatcctgctgctgtggtatatgatcctggtcatatccaCCATCCGTCACATCATGctgtacctgatcctgatagttcaggtactccaccccagtctggtcaacaggctgtgacgggtcaacaacctatgactcctcaggctgtgtagcctgagagcttcctgagccatctcccctccgacctctacccctctttgggatgtggccgCTCTGCCTCTCCCTgcggtggctctgagtcatggcacgcctaccaccaatcatcttcgatggatcaatggggtcctgatcggccatatctacaaaaaaaaaaaaaaaaattaacatcatttcaataacctaatcaaacacattaaacctaaactaaacataaacataaacctaattaaacctaaactaaactaaacataattaaacctaattaaacctaattaaacataaacataaacacattcaacctaaactaaacataaacaaaattaaactcattaaaagtacaacaatgaaCATAATTCTCGtgtaacctaaactaactaaaaaatcaaaataaacttaaccaaactataattaacatcatttctatcatttccataactaaactaactaaataatcaataaaattgtcattgagacattttatcaaacactttgtgtgcaaagtataaaacatattcaaattgtgttcatttgccaccattcaaagccacattatgatttaaactacataggcaacaactacattcatttatcaatacataaactacacatgcaatgatgaaattgtcaattcatttataaaacctaaccacatgcaaactactcaatttttttaaaaaacttaacataaacaaattaatattaacattaaaatgattgacacaacttacttgtgataatgtgcaCTTGATTTGCTTACAATTCGTGAAAATGGATTTGGTGAAGAttggagagaaattgagaattttgaatgtttttttgtaAATGGGAGGTTCTGGTTCTGCGTTCTGGTTATGTCCAgatttcctcgacagttaactaccgaggttttcctcggcagttaactgccgccggtttcctaaGAACTTCGGCAGTTTACTACCGAAGGGCATtttcgtattttactcgtgtggcacagccatactatatgtgggaacaacaattctcgaaggagaaatgaaaatgagaataagGGAGTGGTGTTACCAAATTACCCCTCTAGTTCACACCAAAATTACTGTTTTGCCCATGGTGTTGTATATGTGTCTAAAATTGTGTGTCTATTTATCATTTCTCATTATGTGTCTAAAATTGACATGTAGGGTTGGTTCAATTGAGTCATTATACATTGATTGATAACCATACgtgtcaacaaaaaaataaagaaaaagaaaaattgattgtGATGTTAATTGttttgtactccctccggtcctatttacaagaaacaatttacttatacattaaataatttatgtatttggtttaagttcttgactagatacatacattattcgaTGTATCTAAAAGAATGATCTTTCTCTTGTAAACAGGACCGAAGGGAGTATATTGGTTTAGTCTCTTAGTAAATCTATACTTTTCCTAATTAGTTTGTTAGATGACTTGTTGATTATGAtgctaattgttttttttagtagtctagtggctagagctcacataatttaattgtggagaagtgggtgtccgggattcgaaccccggtccctgcatataatatgcaatatccctatcaactgagctagctaagttcacgaggatGATGCTAATTGTTTTAACAAAGcctgttttgatttgtttatttgaGTTTCTCTACTAGCTTAATAATTTTTGAAAGTGTTTTGGAGAGATTATTGAAACAATCTCTAGCATgtacataagctgtttttagcttatttccataagctctctaaggtagtttatgaaaataacttataacttatataaaaatagttttgattaaattttatcttttgttatagaaatagtttgTTGGTATAACATTGtagaactttttttaaatatgtttaagCTGCTTGCTATGAAAAAGTTGTCTACATGGATAAGAAGTAAaacaaattgaaagaaaaacataGAATCTAAAGAAtcatgctcttttttttttgttacaatctTAAGGATCTGCTCTAAGATAATCTTGTGTATTTCATTATACAATTATGAATTTATAGTACAACAAAATGTAACTAACCTTTAAtagaaatcaaacaaaaatccaACTTAGGGAAAGAAAATGATTGGCCAAAGCCCACTATATATTTCATTATACATCATTGATTATAAAGCAAACAATCCTTAATATTTCCAAACATGTCAAACTATCTATAAGAATCAAGCAAATTTGCCTTATTGATGGCATACCTTGCTATGCATGTAGCCTTGCCCACCTTAAGGTTTTTGTGTTATAACAGTATTCTAACTCTTCCatgaaaaaaaatagcattttaACTAGTTCTATATATAGATAGCTATTGAACTATTTTAATAGCTCAATAAAAAATGAGGACaatgaattttattataatCTTGGATATATATCTAGGTAAAATATCTTAAACAGGTTGAATCTCCAAATTATTATGTTCATGATCCTTTGTAGAAGAACTTGCAGAGGATGTAGATTCATTGTTCAAATCAGATTTAATCTCTTGAACTGGAGGAGGATTGGTAATAGTTCCATCAGTGTTAGTATTATCAGATGATAGATGATTCTTCATCTCTCGATGCTCTTGACATATAGCACACCAATGCAAACAACAGTGTACCATACAAGGATCACATGGTGAGTCCTGAGAAAGAATTACCAACATTATGCTAGTTACACCACACCCATTCTACTTAATATAAaaccaatagttttttttttttttgtttttgtgatggATAGGCTAAAGTTATTTCAATTTATcgagagttaaatatgtttttgttccctataaatatgttaacttttcattttagttcatctaaaattttccatcttcacttttggtccctctgttaaagtaaactcatatgtagaattcatatttttccagaaaaattcataatattataaaaatctttcccaaaataaattagaattttttaacaaaacatgaatttaatatgaatttttatattttcttaaggttaaaaattcatatttaatttgtgttttgttaaaaaaatttaattttttttgggaatttttttagaatattttacacatttctgcacaaaatcattaaaaatacaaaaattaaatttaaaatagagaccaaaagtagtcactgaaaattttataggactaaaagttgaaggaaaattttaaagagactaaacgaaaagttgatatatttataaggaccaaaaacatatttaacccatttaTCAATGTCATATTTTTATGAGTATAAAGTTCATGACTATAGTAACTAGTGATCATGTTTCATAAGATATAGGTTTTAGCAAAAGACATTTTAAGGTGCGTGTTTagattgatgatgagattgaTAAAATCACGACGACACTGTTGTTGTATCGAAGCTCGCTTTTATGAAAATTACCTTTAAATGATATTTCTTTTGAAGAGATTGTCGAAAGAGACCAGTATAAATACCACACATCCACCAAGAGAAAAAAAGGCCTTCAGCAATGAGAAATGATGTCTCAGGATCAATTCCATTGAAAAATGCTGTTGCTACTGCAAGTGCCATTCCACCTTCTACACAAATTGCATGACAAACACATCCATTGGTCCAAGGAATGTCATCATTAATTGCTTCAATGTTTCTTCCATATTGAACACATGGACAGAACAGTCCTGTCCAACCTTCAACATAATTgcatcatcaaaattcatcactGTTGTTATTAGAACGACAACTAGTAACAACAGATTAAATAAGAGAACGAAAGTAAAAAACAATGAACAACATATTTGATAACTCAATTTGGCTAATGGTGcttgaattagggtttcaatttTACAAGGAATATATATTAAGTTCACGATATTAATCCTAAACCATATCGTGGGGGCTGCCGTCCCTGCACCCCAGTTGCCCCCCTTGTCTTCTTTAGTGTCTTGTATACAGAGCCCTACTTTAACGTGATTTAAATTACACTTTTCATGATGTTGTgccttgattttttatttattttactttcgtTCCATAAATTCAAAACATGAGACCGTTtggttcatttttatttttttattttttttttattttttatgtttcactatggtcctttaacttatacGAGTGAAAACTTTAAAGAATGAAAAACTTAGCGTAATTTATACATTGTAGAAAAGAGCTACTTGTTATAGCAGATTAACCTAATTTTCCATTTGCACCGAAAAAACTTGATAATTTTGTCAATTAATAGAAACACACATGAAACTTCTTGTAGAAGGTCTCGGTCTACGAAGTTTACAagaaatcctttttttttttaaatatagatTGGGTCTAACTCAATACTTACAAAATCGTCATATGATATGAAGATTGTCCTGATTTATGCTTATATTCAAACCTTATTTCATGTCGTGGGACTCTCTTAAAGATCCCAAGAAAATCATGAAAGAAGTTGTCACCGAGACAAAAGAGTATCCAACACGCTATCTAAATACCAAAGTTTGCATTCAAGCTAATAAAATAGTTTTgacaatgaaatgatataatgTATAAGGGTATAATGTATATTAAATAcaaacaattaaattataatgacacactaaaataattataaaaaccaAATCTCTTATTTCTTAGtgaatttattttaacattattttgagcTTTTGATTAGTTGTCTCTGCGAATATTGTACTCATTTTCAAGAATCATCCCTTCTTGTGTTTCCCTCTCACAAAGCTTTCCTACACAAACTTGTACacttaaataattatttttaatcatgAAATCATCCATGTTTATTGTTTTCCAAAATCTTCTCAAACCTTCTCCCCCAGAAACACTCACAAAGTTCTACACCGCAATCTCTAACTACAATTGCGACCATAATATAAAGATTTTAGAGATCTTAGGAACTACATCGCAATTGCAGTTGCATCATCATCTTTCTAAATTTAACTACAATATTAAGTTTCGCAACTAAACGCAATTGCACTGCAATTGCAATTTAGAACCATGCACTGTAATAACTCACATGCATTAAGATTAATTATCATGGAGCACATGATAATGCTCGAGAGAAGAATGTAGTATCAATATTCTAGATATATGAGTAAATTTTGATGAcggaaaaataaagaaatcttACAACTATCAGTATCTTCGACACAACCACAGATTCCAGTTGTCCAATCTTCATCAGCCGGGGGTTGATAGGCTTCCGGTAAAACTTGTCCACATTCAAGACATCTACGAGTATTTAACTACAAAAATAGAATATCAATTATAAATGAGATcaatgcaaataaaaaaactctatatcataacatgaatatttgtaaaaaacatgaaagtaataaataatgaaaataggtAGATTACCTGAATATCAATGGGTTGGTTAAGCTCTCCAGGAGTAATGTCTTGAAATGGTGCTTGTTCTTTATCTTTGGTCAATTTTACATACCTTGACCTATTGTCTCCCATGTTATCACCACCTTttgtaataacaaaaaaaaatatttgaaaagattaacattttaaatttcaaataattataataacgtAGAGATAAGGTTAAAAATGACATCAAAAAGGAAACTCACACATACCATTATACCAAAACAAACTCGGTTGGATCGTCGTCTTCCACAATGCAGCAAAAACAattactgtaaaaaaaaattagttacatttttttttgtttcattgctGCACCGTGGGAGAGGATCCGAATCCGACAAACACAATACACAATTCATATATAATAGAATGAACATTATAGATCTTGGAAGAAGGTAATATGAGAGTGAAAACATGGTGATATACCTGAAATGGTACAAAGAGATGATCTAAATCTAAAAGTGTTGGaatttgagggacaaaatgttgtttgattgaatgaatgGTTATCTTGATGTTATTGTTACATATCACATTCTTATCCTAATTTCTGCAACTATTTCTCAAACATCAATTAAAGAACatgcttgtttttatttttattttttatgttcatatgtgttttatattttttactatttttttcatctttttattgCAACATATACCACATCTTATCAAACAATTACATTTTCAGATAAAATGTGTTACTTTCTATAATTGGTAATTTGGATAAAGATTGAGATCAAGTCGTAGGCAAATTATAAGGTAGAAGACCACTTCATACCTCTCACTATAGAAGACCACTTACTATTTGAATAAAAAGATCCATCCAATAATACCATTCCTACACAAACGTTTTTGTGTTATCCTCTCTCTTTGATatgtttagatattttaaaCTGCTTGTCCCTTATACCGCAGTCAAAAGCTCATGAAAgaagtgaaaaataaaaaccaagagTGTTTTTGGATgtgataattaaaaattataaagaatttagaatttttagACAAATGATTCAAATGAACTGTcttcatttttaaatgattttcttTCGTTCTTAACATCGTTTggattactttaaaaaaatgttttgaaagCGTATGACTATGTTGGATTATGCACAAGCCGTAACAATCATAGAATTAAGCAATGctacaataataatttaattaggaACGAGAAACTCACACTTAAATTATTACTTAACAATCAATTAACAATAAACAACTTGATCCATAACTATTTCAAACCAAGCCTAACCCTTAAACAAGAAATCACTGACACAAGAACTACACAACTTTAACGTATGTGATGATTTAACCAACAAGTTAAGTTCAAGTATGCAAGGTGATTGAATTGatgaatcaacaagttcttaaaaatagattttaaaatttattcaatccCGAAGCATATAGAAATTAAgctaattaattcattttcatacATCAAATTAAATTTCCAGAAACTAAAGAGTAAGGGAAACAAGAACACCAAATTTATAGAGGTTTTCCCTTTTCCTCCTCATTAGAGGTACATCCTCTCTTCGTAGAGAAAGAAACACATATTTTACGGGCTTTCAATATAATGTTGAAAATGTTTACGCGAGTCAATTATAAAGGtttcttaattttatgaatCACCATTATCCTAAATTTTCTACATTATGCAATCACTCAAAATGCCTCCAATCTTAAAGCTCCTTGAAATTGGATGAATCTCAAGGTCTTCAAATCAAGATAGCATGCAATCCTTCAACCTTCTTACCCAATAAATCTTGTTTTCTACGATTCCACTTCATCCCCTTTGACCTTGATTGTTTGAGAAACAACCCGCACAATTACATTTAGAGGTGAAAAGTAACTTCTTATGCTTTAAATCCTTGATGCTCCACCAAGATcctcaaatgaaataaaaccgACAACTTCCCTATAACACCCTAAAAATATAGATCTCAAATCCCACAAGTGTTCTTAGAAAAAGTGATTAATATGATGAGGTTTGTAGaaaatgagagagaagagaCATTAGAGTGATTTAGCAAATTGATTCAATGAGTGAGAAAATGAGTGGTAAGAAGTATTTTAAGGTGTAGGGtttatgtaacgccctctttgaattatttgatttatttgattgttttaataggtttagaatatatttatatattatatgattcattaggtggcttattatattatttaatagaataagatttgaaaataaaataatattaagtttaGGTGTTGTTATgggattttagagagttttgggggagaatgagaaataagataaaatagaaaaaagattataaataggagagacctagtttaaaaaaatagaacgtacgatcaattttggagaaaagggagaaaaagccaagagaagggagggtgggactaacattcaataatcttgagtctatgattcttaaaattgtatttaacatgttgtaggtttagtttttgagaatttgagaattagggttaagagtgatgattgtgatgattttgaatgaaagtgaagttgaataatataggttgctttttctgatttttcttttcatctatgccccgaatttgaaatgaaatatggtattgataggtccataattggtcttagaagtaaacacgaaagttgtaggtatggatgttagctttctaatgccgttggtctgacgtcaaaacgatttatagaacttgagttatggttaaattactgcacgtaggtcacaattaatttttatgaatttcagcacaactttgtccgaatttgaaatgaaaactgatattgattggtacagaattggtcttaggtgtaaacacaaaagttgtaggtatgaatgttagctttctaatgccgttggtttgacttcaaaagaatttatagaacttgagttatggtcaaattactgcacgtaggtctaagtgaataattgaatatgattgatgaattagtatatgtatgtatatgtttgtgaatactatattgttcatgattgatgaagtgttatatgaatgtatatgtttatgagtatgatgttgtttatgattgatgaattagtatatgtatgtatatgttgcgaatacgatattgtccatgattgatgaagtgttatatgtatatatgatgtttaagttgatgttgattatgatttgatgttgttatattgtgatataat containing:
- the LOC11437234 gene encoding cell number regulator 6 codes for the protein MKQKKMSRYVKLTKDKEQAPFQDITPGELNQPIDIQLNTRRCLECGQVLPEAYQPPADEDWTTGICGCVEDTDSCWTGLFCPCVQYGRNIEAINDDIPWTNGCVCHAICVEGGMALAVATAFFNGIDPETSFLIAEGLFFSWWMCGIYTGLFRQSLQKKYHLKDSPCDPCMVHCCLHWCAICQEHREMKNHLSSDNTNTDGTITNPPPVQEIKSDLNNESTSSASSSTKDHEHNNLEIQPV
- the LOC120577122 gene encoding uncharacterized protein — encoded protein: MLDHGKKMPKHEGAALLMTYLGVSQHEAEKICNQEYGGYISYPRLRDFYTSYLGRANVLAGTEDPEELEELARVRTYCVRCYLLYLVGCLLFGDRSNKRIELIYLTTMADGYAGMRNYSWGGMTLAYLYGKLADACRPRHRALGGSVTLLTA